The window attaattttaaaaacaatattttttgaatGAGCCAGGAGGGATACAGCTAAACTTTGTTCTTTATGGAAAGAGTAGTGGCCGGCATGCCGTATAGATCTCGAGTCGCCCAACTCTATTTTATTTAAGAGGCCTGCCTTTTTGTATCCCAACTTGCGCGAATCTTTCTACAGTATCATATGGTACTTAGCTTATTTGCCTTTATATTAATCTCCAGATCTAAATGGTACACATATTCAAAACGCTGGTGCCAAGCTGATTTGTACAACTTGCAAATCTCCATCCTTAGATGCCCCTCAAGCCACAACTGCTGCTAGCCTGCTACTATGAAGCTCCCTGAAGGTCAGTGTGTACCTTTTTATCAAGATCAATGTGTTCTTAGATTCGTTTTTGCAAGTTATAATTCGTGTTACATTAGATCCAACCATACAGTTATGGATATACGAGCAGTGACGGAATCAGATCGGCCCTGTTAAACTTAAAATTAGATAGAGTCTAGTAATATTAACTATTAAGTACCTTGCTTTTGTTTGACTTCTTACATGTAGATCTGAATCTAGAACAGATTGCTAAACTTATCGGTTAAGTTCATGTGCTTCGTTGTTTGATTGTGAAGGCTCTGTGTGGTGAAATACGTAAATGAAAGTATGAATTTTATGTGACTtgatataatttcttttgtttgtcagaATCTGGATTCGATCTCTTAAGAGACTATAATTGGTCAGCAAAAGACACTGAATTTAagatatttgagaaaaaattgatGAAGGAAGAGCTTGATCGATGTAGAAAAAAAACCAACGCGCAGATAATGTTTATTGCGTACACAACTGGATCTTTTAGAGTCGGATTTACAATGCCAGGTGGATACCCTCAAAATCGAGAACCTGATGAAGAGAAGGTACTTCTTTCAAAAAAGACAGCTTTTAATGCATTTGTGACTACATACGGATGCATTGTCTTTGGTATTATCGACATCTTCTCTTTTTCTCTAGCTGATTGCATCTTTACACGAAGATACCGACCAATCGTCTACACATCAACAGTGCTCAACATCATTTCTGTTACGGCAATGATGTTGACTTTTATTACCGGAACATATAACATTGTTTCTGTCATAGCAATGATGTTGACTTTTATCACAGGAACATATAACGTTGTTTCCGTCATAGCAATGATGTTAACTTTCATTGCAGGGGAACATATAACGTTGTTTCTGTCATAGCAATGATGTTAACTTTCATTGCAGGAACATATGTCGTGCTATCTCACTCACCAGCTCTAGCCGTTATGGTCGTAAACTAGTGATGGTTGTCGTGTAACCAACACTCAAATAATAGTTACTGCACTAATCCGCACTTATAACTACGGTAACTTTTACGATCATTTTTGCAACGCCCGGTGGATACCATCAAAGTGGAGAACACGATCAAGGCTTCAAAAGCGAGCTTTCAATGCATTCATGGTATCAGATGCATTAGATCTATGTACAGTTAAACATCTTCCTTATTCCTCTACTTCATTTAATCTATACATGAAGACACCAACCAAGTTTCAATACTCAATGCTGCATCAACGATGCTCAAGATTGTTTATTTTATCGCAAAGGTATTGACCTTTATCACGGGAACATATGTCGTGCTATCTCGCTCACCAGTTTTATCATCGAGCCATCACTGTTTGCATCATTTGTTGCTTTTCCTTTTTTCCTTGTCATTGTTTAGTGGATCAAGATGATATATGATCATTAACTAGGACAGATTGACATCTGAGTTTTTCTGTAGTTTCCTGTGTTCAATGTATTTTCTATCTTTGAGATATTGTAATAGTAGTACTCATATCAATGTCGCCGTTTGACTAAACTTATTTTTCCGAAATGAGAGTTTAATTTTCCGAAATAAGGGCttatttttagagaaaagtATATACAACTCTAAATTTTCTGAAATAAGCTCTTTGTTTTCTTAAAGGACGAATATAAAACACCcccttaacatttatatttaaaaaaaataacaaacatatgtatttttttaaaaaataaatgagcccttaaattttcaataaaagctCCCCAAACAGGGCCAATGTATGGTTATGGAATTGtctcttttttttattgcaTGTATGTCAGCAATTCAACGTGCTAATTTGCTCTTTAATGTGAGGCAGAACTCATATTTGGGTGTTGGGCATACTTTTTTCTCTATGTTTTTGTGTATGCATCTTGCTTCCCGGTCAACAGTCGAATTTAGTTTCTCTCAGAACTAGAAGCATTTTCCATGTGTATCGCTGCGTGCCTACATCAGAAGGCACAGCAGGAAACTATTTGAGCTTCGATAAAACTGGAGGCTTGTTCTATGTAACTATCATGTGAGCTTCAAGAACCTAAAGGcttgtttgttttaattatcAAAGAAAAGACACGGTGATAAGCTCGGCCGGCTGAAAAAATTTCGAGGGTGTTAGGCAATGCAAAGAGGGCCAATTTATTGGAaaatcacatattttattaataatataaataaaaaaaattgtaatattcaaatattataagATAAACTTTAAAACATTCTTTTTTTTGCAAATAATGGACGGAAAAAGTATAGAGTAGATAACTATTTAGGGAAGTGGAGTTGGTCATGTTGGGGGATGGAAGTGGAGTCGTGCTTGCTTCCGTTCCCGTTTAAGTGTCATGTCAGTGATGTGCTATCTACACAACGAGTAGTAGGCCTAAGCAAGCTTTCTCGGATTTCTAATGTTCTTGCAAAAAGGCTCCAAGATCTATCATTGACAGATGTTGGAACAACGGCTACAAGTTGTGTGGTTCTTCAATGTTCTCATATTCTCttctcaaatttttaattttatttgtaaattatgaaGGAGAACTAGTTGGGGCCAAAGTTTGGATTTTATTtgtaaacttttaatatttattatagttGATTTAGGTAATACTAATTTGTGTAATAAAATGGTAAGTATGCTATTGACATggaattaattaatttgtgtattaaacttataaattttgaaagttaATTTTACATGGGAAAATTTGctaaatcaataaattaattatcattTCATTTCTTTGAGTAACCAAACAACTCAAATGAATGGAATGGTTAATTCCATTCCaaccattaaaaaaaataatcaaacagGAGGCTTGAATTGATTATTCCATTCAACCTTCTTTCCATTCTCTCACTGTTTTGTTCccaatttcattccattcctaataaatttcattcctgccaaccaaacacaatgttagtgttttattaaaaaagataaaagtATTACATCTTACATCTCGTAAATCAAAACTGACAATAGACAGCCTATCAAAACCGCCATAGTAGAGTGCTCAATAGTGTCAGCTATTTTTGACCGACCGACCGACACAATATGACCTCTTTAGTGTCGGTATTCAAATGATCGACGCTTTTGCCAATATAAAGCATCAATCAAGTGAAGCAACCGATGCAAAAAGCTTTGCCAAATTGGACAAAAGTGTCGGCAAAACACACAACGACGCATATAAGCATTAAAGGTGTCGGTTATCAGATTAATCGACACTAAAAGTGCGACTCAAAAGTCAATTTTGTACTAGTGATAATAAATAtgattgattaaaaattaaaatccaattgattggttaaaaaaaaatcaaaatttattgaaaataaattaaattcattgaTCAGTTAAATGAttactattttatatttaattttcatatagaTAATATTTGGAGTTTTGGTTAGAATTTCTATAAAAAGATATTAgtccaatattaatattttgaaagaaCAATTATGGGTGAGTATTCAActctgattttaaaaaatataacagaATCTTAGGatattcaattggaattttaaattatgttataaaatctggcggtattcaattaggattttaaattatgctttaaaattcgatgatattcaattgggatagTTTAAAACCCATTAAAATCTAATGGCATTCAAatgttgattaattttttttatttcataaaatgatggattttgcgGGACTGTTCAATGTatattaagttttttgaaaaccCATCAAAATCCATGAgtttttgaagtattgtgcttcCTAAACTATCTATATAGACTTTGGGACATTTTATCTAGAtttcacacaaaatcaaaatccgatacaatccattaaaatccatagattaaaaataatctattaaaatctcagtTGAATACAACCCCCTTAGTTATGAAAGAATTAAtatgattgatataaaatttagttgTGAAAGAATTAATATAACTCGCTTATAACCCTTGCAATGCATGGGcagttaacatatttgttattttatcgtatatattttaaatttaactaattttattataaaaataaaattttgatagaataatatgattaaataaatattttatttacccGTTGATAAATTCTTTATAGTTAAGTctgtcaaatggctaattaaaaattaagtcgaacatatatatttcaatgagaatgttaaaatatattttttacctgttataatttaagaagacctctaaactcaaatataaactaatcaatcaactttttaatatttcgttatttataagttaaagagacgcatgaaaccaaataccAACTCATCAtacaaaactaaatttaatgttttgatttaatagataataaaaaaactatactataacatgttataaattcaagagcttCGTGGGTCGAATCCCAACCGGTTCACCAAACTCAATTAACCCACAGTATAttatagatttgtaatatttcttttaactagcttataacccgtgcaaagcacgatcgattataatatttgttattttatcgtatatattttaaatttaactaattttattgtgacaataaaattatgatagaataatgtggttaaataaatttattatttaacgtCTGAATGAATtcttaatagttttttttttgacataatgaattcttaatagttaggtccgtcaaatgactaattaaaaattagttcaaacatttatattttaattaaaatgttaaaaattaataatttgatatagAATAATTATAAGTTAAAGAGACACGTAAACTCAAATATCGacacatcatactaacctaatttttaatggtttggtttaatagataatgaaaagtatatcataacatgttataaattaaggaggtctGTGGGTCGAATATCAACCGGATCGGCAAACTTGACtgggctttaatagtataataataatatatagtatagtataggtttataatattacttttaaattaagaccattagagtatttaaaaataatgttaatgtattttagtGGAAAAGTATCACcagtttattattaattatatatcatattttttttttttatataaatatgtcgTCCGCTCTGTTTTAAAACTCGGTGATTAATAACgattaatcatcgattaatccttattccgtagctcgccgaattgattaaatatctgattattCTATTAACCATTctattaatccccgatcaataaaattaatcctcgattaatccttgttcggTGTCTTTACCGATTAAATCTGATTCTCGCTTTTTACAACATTGGTCACcggtgttaattgtagaagatcggtttttttagtttgaaaatctaaaagatataatgtattttagttaaaaaggtaattacaaTGTTGCTTGATGTTATTtcagaagattgagtttttagtataaaacataaaaaagaaaatatattttagttaaaaagaataattagttatatagataggcacgTATTTAGGCCCAATACTGATCTATCCAACTTCTGATTTCcgactttaatagtatagtatagattataataatattttttttacatgtatgttgcatgtgttattttttgaaaaatcggttttttagttaaatatctGAAAAAAAGaacgtgttttagttaaaaagggtaGTTGCTATgttatctaatattatttttagaattttgagtttgtttagttagaaaatataaaaaagataattgttttagttaaaaaggataattgattatataaaaaggctcataattcggcccaagtaccgaccgaccaaccTTTATATGtctcggctttaatagtattcggtttttaagttaaaaagataatagttttagttaaaaagtataattgattatataaaaagcccataattcggcccaagtaccgaccaaacttttaataattgattatataaaagcccataatttggcccaagtaccgaccggccgaacttttaatgtttcagctttaatagtatagtatagatgtgagatcattagagtattttaaaataatgttatttatgtattttggttgaataatatcacatgctattttaataattatatataatgatgttatattttaatatatatgtcgcccatgttatttttaaaagctcggttttttagttagaaaatctaaaaagtatAATGCGTTTTGGTTAAAGGCAATTACTATATTACtctatgttattttagaagattttaCTTAagaagaataattggttatatagataagcCCGTCCGGAACTCCGGACCAAATACTGAccgcccgaccaatataataatattatatttctatatatatgtCGCTCgtgtccgtattaattgtaaaagatcgactttttagttagaaaatttataaaaaggtaatatatttcagttaaaaatgtaattatcatgtttttcaatgttattttagaagattgagtttttttagttagaaatataaaaaaataatatattttaaatgtaaggaataattgattatatagatagacccgtaCTTTGGCACAAGTATTTTGTGTAATGGGTATGGATTATTAGGTTGGTTTTGTGGGTCGGTTGAATTGAGGTTTTTAGTGATATGAGAGGGTTTTCCTGAAAGTTGTGGCCTTCAGGGTGTTAAAGATTGGAGCTTCTGGTTGTGTTTTTAagttttgactttagttttaaggcttatatttgttttatattttgatctgtttatattttgtttgaaacccactaattataaaagtttatgTAAAAGTCTGTGTACTGACCGAACAAATTTTTAATGTCTCGGCTTTAATAGCATAGTATAGATGTCGGTccatatgaaaattttatatttacaaacaAAGAAACTATGTTCAAATTAGAGAAGGAGAATGGATTTCGGGAGATCACGAGAGTAGTTGTGCCAAAATGCCTCCAATTTGTTTGGTTCCTCTGCCTCGTGAGGGACCAAGAGGTATGGAATTCCGGTTACTCGGTTAGCCGGCCTGAAAAAGTACgcgtatatatttattaaaggTTTTCATTTTAGTTTTAGGTATAGTCAAATATGtcttatttgttttatattttgatttgtttatgttttgttttgaacccattaatcataaaaacccgtataaaagcccgtgtaccgaccgaccaaacttttaatgtttcggttttaattgTAAAGTATAGATTGGTTTAACATTTAGATGTTACTTTTGATTAGTTAAAAATACAATAACATTATTGATTGGTTAATTCCCGGTTGGTTAAACTCTTAAAAAATTGtcaaaagataaatataattgATCAAAATATTTGCTGATTAGTTAAAACTATTTAAAAGTCTTTAATTTGCTAATTAGATGGTGTGACGCATTATAATTAAAGATATTTCGTGTGTCATTTGTATTGAGAGATGGGGAAGCGACACGCATTTGAATAATCTTATAAAGCATAAAACATTCCTTAATATCCATAAAATTTACTCACttgtcccaatgaattgtatacgttGGCATGTTTTTTAAGGCTTATTTAAAGTATCGTTccacattatttttttaaaattttctttttctagaataaaaatttgatatttaaacttttattcaaaaaaaaaagaaaatttttaaaaatcatcaatattcaatatacttatataaaggagaagcgaggggcgtttaggtggcgcctctccgagagctctgttctatttttctaattttctggaatttttgaatgaaaaaatatcaaaaataaaaactgtctcttttagtttcggatatattggaagaaagtttcataactaacttttccaaaatatcaaaattaaatcagaatttgaaactatcatcatatttttggaaaaggtgtatattaaaaaaagaaaatatttttgataggCTGGTCTTTTctcaaatatcaaaaataaaaactgtcttttttagttttggatatatttgaaaaaaaaattagaactaccttcaaagtatcaaaatcaaatcagaatttgaaaccatcatcatatttttggaaaaggtgtatataaaaacagaaaatattttttgataaaccGGTTTTTCCTCAGATCAACCCCTATAAATTGAGGTCagacatcataaaatttaacacacataatattttttgagtttatttatcttctccgtctaatacaataatgagttacactgTGCTAGATGCTTTGAATGGCAATAAAGATGATTGGCTGATAAAAATAAGAGTTTGTCagatgtgggagtcgacaaatccaaacacgggagaacaATATAGTCataacatgatattgatggatgaaataatcaataaattaactattagtaatatatgtttgttccttattcttttataatgattgttttgttcatcggacatgcttgttgttattaatttttacatgatttactttgtatacaggaaaaaattattcatgcaacacTTCCACAATATCTGTTTGCTCGGTTCAAGCACCTTTCAAGTGAAGACTGCTCCCACCTGTAATATTTAAAAGTAACTGTCACCACGTGTCCAGCTACTTGTCGTTAGTCAGCAGGGTGCTTACAAGTAGTTGGGTCACCTGCTTTAGTCCAGCTATTGGTTTTTCAACGGTTGTTGAAGGTGAGCGTTGTAGGAAAGCCTTGGGGCCTACGGGTTTGGAGGTCTTCGGCCTGAGGCCAACGGGTTTACGGGCCTTCGACCTAAGGCCTGCGGGTTTACGGGCCATCAGTCAATGAAGgacatgattactttttaaaaaagaccataactaaaattaagatttgttgtGCTTTATACCATTAATTACacgtagaaatttattttcatcttctctctcatgaattataatctaattttgcaattttaaatattcatattggtattgcatcgagatgcttataatataaaatttatttagtcaacaaatattaattttgaatcaataatataatttttataggtcaccataaatttattttattcaacaaacagtaatcttaaattattaatataatttttacaagccgccgcaacgcgcgttCATACATCCCaacatgattaatgttcgtTTAACTAGAACATAATGTTTATCCCTACTAAAATTGGGGATGATTTCGGAATTGCATCTTAATTTCTTTTTGACTTTtacgcacttatgttcttgtAAGCTTACATCAATGTATATGGCTAGATGTCATCGATTAGTTCTGTTAAAGAGCCGTATGCTTTTTACATGTAGAGTATAATGTATGTCTAAAAAGTAGGGTTTTGaaattaatgacaatgttagttaaaaacatgattacttttaaaaaaacacaactaaattaagatttgtcatgctttaaatcgttaattgtatgtagaaatttattttcattttttcactcatgaattatagtccaattttttaattttatatattaatattggtattgcatcgagatatttataatattaaatttattttattccataaatatgaattttgaatcattaatataatttttataaactgccacacatttattttatcttacaaatattaattttgaataattatataatttttacaagCTGCCGCAACGCGcagcttctcaactagttattatataaatatcctctattggagtctcaaaatgcgtgcaaatagTGAACGTATTGGGACGAGGGAGTACAAAAAAGACTCTTAAAATAAGGGGTAGTATAACTATTTtaagaataaatttttaataaatttaaaattttatttaaatttatttaaaattttattttatttaaattttaatatttaaataaaaaagagcggagaataattataataaaaaccaCGTCCTGAGGCCCAGCCCAATTGACAGCCATATAAATTGTCCCACACCCGCACAAACACACCTCTGTATCacaaaccctaattaagcgaaTCCCAAAACAATGGCAGTTTCAATCGCAGCTCCAAACAAGGTCCGATGGGGCGAGCTCGAAGAGGAAGAAGATGGAGAGGACTACGCCTATCTCCTCCCCCCGCGCCAGGTTATTGGGCCGGACCACAACGGCCTCAAGAAAGTGATTGAGCACAAGTTCAACGATGAGGGCCATAAGGTCAAGATTACCAGCACTATTCGTGTCAGGAAACTCGCCAATGCGAGGCTCAGTAAGCGTGCTGTTGAGCGCAGATCTTGGCCCAAGTTTGGTGATGCTGTTCATGAGGATGTTGGTGCTAGATTGACTATGGTTTCTACTGAGGAGATTCTTCTTGAACGGCCTCGCGCTCCCGGTATGAATATTTTTCTATTGTTTCGATGTTGTGAAATTGTTACTGCCCAATTGTTAgtgtttttattaatttatgtgagattgtgtttttgttttatattatatgaaattgGAATGTTAAATTCCGGTAATCGTGTTTTAGTTCGTTTTGCTCAATTCGATGTTATTAGTTTCAAGGAAGTAGTTTGATTTTTGTGTATTGTTTTATGCTTTAATCAAATATACATTAGATGTTGAGCTTATAACAATGCGAGAAAATTAAAGTATTTATCACGGAAGTGGATGTTTAAGGACTTCATATTCTGTTCCAATGAAGTAATTTGGAGAACCAAGATGATGATTCTGAGTTGTTTCTGATGATATTCTTTTGATTATGTATTTGATTTGTAATATCTGGGTCTGTAAACCATAGTGGTAAAGCAAGTTTATCCTCTTGATTTATAAACCTACGGCCATCGATGACTTGTAGTACCCAATCTTTGGATGCACTTTACAAAAATCTACTGCTCAACTCTGGACCCACTCTGTTTCACCATCCTACATTGCCAGTTGCCCCCTTACAGTCTTTGTACTTTGAACTGTgaaggagggagggagaggggggggggggggggacctTAATACTTCTTCTCATTTAGTATAGAAATGAATACGTGACTGGCttggcttcttttttttttttaatctcttgTCTTCAGTTTATTTGCCTTTTTCGTGAATGTGAAGGGAAAGGTAACAGGATGAACTGTGTcaaatgtttttaattttttggttgtAGTCGATGGAAATACTACAATGATATTTTCTTCCTGAAGAGAATCCTGTCCATTTTTGTCggatatatatgtatttgttcGAAGCTAATTTTGGCACCCTTTTCACAGATTAGAGGATATGCTCGACCTAGGGGGAAGAAACTGAAACAGAAAAAGAACAGgattaaataaaactaaataagATTAAACTAGCAATTCGAGCACTCTTTTGTTATTCCAGCTGATCTCATGATATTTCACGATAACCGCACATATAACTATTAAGTTGGAGATTTAACAACTGTCAGGATATTACAGTCTGttattgtgaaaaaaataaCTTCTTCTTAATGTGTGATAGTTGATAAATGCTTCTATTATGGTTTTGGTAGAGTTAATATGCCACTTTTGATATACTAACATTCTGATATATGTTACTCATGATAGGTAGCAAAGAAGGAGAAGCAAAGGCTAGTGGAGATGCTTTGTCTCAATTTGGGAAAGCAGGTGCTGTTCTTATGGTTTGCAGAACCTGCGGTAAGAAAGGAGATCACTGGTCTGCAAGGTGTCCCTACAAGGATCTCGCTCAGCCAAGTGAAACATTCAATGAGCAGGCACCTACATCAGATGCTGCAGCTGCACCAGGTGCTACAAAAGGAGCATATGTTCCTCCCAGCCTGCGACCCGGGGCAGAGAGGACTACTGGTTCTGATATGAGACGCAGGACTGAAGAGAATTCAGTCCGGGTTACAAATCTATCAGAAGACACTCGCGAGCCTGACTTGCTTGAGCTCTTCCGTACTTTTGGTCCTGTCACCCGCACTTATGTTGCCATTGACCAGAAGACTGGTATGAGCAGGGGTTTTGGTTTTGTAAattttgtgagcagggaggacgCTGAGAGAGCTATCAACAAGCTCAATGGTTATGGTTATGACAACCTCATACTCAATGTTGAATGGGCTGCACCGAGGGCAAGCTAGTTTCAACAAGGAATAAAGACTATTACTcttatgatttgatattttgtACTGGATGATAAGATTTTTGGGATGTCCTGTTATGTTTTGGGATTTCTGTGAAGgatatttgaattatgaaattTCTTTATATGAGTTTGTAAACTGTAGTTGAAGTTCCATTTTATTGATGCTTTGTTCTAAAAGAAAAGAACTAGAATATTTAAAGAAATAATACTTTTAGCCTTTGTCAGTTAACACTGTTTTACAGAGATCATTGGTGTGGTGGAATAGGCATGATCACTCATGTTTTATGTTTCATGATGTATGGATTTGATATCTGATATGAAGGTTTAGATGGCTTTTGAGGGCCTTACTATCCAGTGTAGTATAAGATATACATGAATAACCAAAGATGAAGTAATATTTCTCAGTCTTGACATTACAGAAGCAGAATCGACTTTATAATTGTTTGATGAGCAGCTAACGTCTGGCTTTTTAGTACCCCTTCCTTGAGAGGTGTTCAAGGGTCTCAACACTTAAGTgcaattatgaatttatgagaTGAATGGGGGAAGCACATTGTGGTTAGGGGTGTAAACAAATCAAACGGTTCGTGAGCTAttcgagctcggctcgtaaaatattcgaatttgattcggtaataatcgagccgagctcgaactcgagctatttggatgttttaccgagccgagctcgagcttcaaattactcggctcgtaaggttcgcgagccttatcgagcctctattattttttaatttttttattattaataatttttttacaaatatatttaatattttatttataatttatatatttaatcgaatcgaactcgagtcgaaccgatcatatttcgagtttttgtcaatatttggtgactcgattcgagctttcgagccgaactcgagcctattGAACTATTTACGAGCCGAGCTTCGAGCTTGATATTAA of the Daucus carota subsp. sativus chromosome 4, DH1 v3.0, whole genome shotgun sequence genome contains:
- the LOC108216295 gene encoding uncharacterized protein LOC108216295; translation: MKLPEESGFDLLRDYNWSAKDTEFKIFEKKLMKEELDRCRKKTNAQIMFIAYTTGSFRVGFTMPGGYPQNREPDEEKEHMSCYLTHQL
- the LOC108215833 gene encoding uncharacterized protein LOC108215833 translates to MAVSIAAPNKVRWGELEEEEDGEDYAYLLPPRQVIGPDHNGLKKVIEHKFNDEGHKVKITSTIRVRKLANARLSKRAVERRSWPKFGDAVHEDVGARLTMVSTEEILLERPRAPGSKEGEAKASGDALSQFGKAGAVLMVCRTCGKKGDHWSARCPYKDLAQPSETFNEQAPTSDAAAAPGATKGAYVPPSLRPGAERTTGSDMRRRTEENSVRVTNLSEDTREPDLLELFRTFGPVTRTYVAIDQKTGMSRGFGFVNFVSREDAERAINKLNGYGYDNLILNVEWAAPRAS